A window of the Chryseobacterium arthrosphaerae genome harbors these coding sequences:
- a CDS encoding glycosyltransferase family 2 protein — MSKFSVLIANYNNGHFFEKCYQSLIAQTETDWEAVILDDGSTDDSLEVIKKIIGDDLRFKINQNDQNRGIGYTKKRLIELAEAEICGFLDPDDALAARALELVLRTHADYPEVGMVYSNFVRCDEYLNPISVHKAQQITGLDQTYFNFNAEISHFVTFKKKIYEKTSGIDPFLKIAEDKDWYMKMCEIAPVKYIDEDLYLYRIHDTGISTTKNAEKALFWHWVALIKMAERRNISIEDHFLQSYVPKYKYDQALNKLNHVKNSRWAKLGNTLGLFKIFKKL, encoded by the coding sequence ATGAGTAAATTCAGTGTACTTATCGCTAATTATAATAATGGTCATTTTTTTGAAAAATGTTACCAGAGTTTGATTGCGCAGACTGAAACAGACTGGGAAGCGGTAATTTTAGATGATGGCTCTACTGATGATTCTCTTGAAGTCATCAAAAAGATCATCGGTGATGATCTGCGGTTTAAAATCAATCAGAATGACCAAAACAGAGGAATCGGATATACAAAAAAAAGGTTAATCGAACTTGCTGAGGCAGAAATATGCGGATTTTTAGATCCTGACGATGCCCTTGCCGCACGTGCCCTGGAACTTGTTTTAAGAACTCATGCCGACTATCCTGAAGTAGGCATGGTGTATTCAAACTTTGTCCGTTGTGATGAATATCTTAACCCCATATCTGTTCATAAGGCCCAACAAATTACAGGTCTGGATCAGACTTATTTCAATTTCAATGCTGAAATTTCACATTTTGTCACTTTTAAGAAAAAAATATATGAAAAGACATCAGGTATTGATCCTTTTCTGAAAATTGCTGAAGATAAAGACTGGTACATGAAAATGTGCGAGATCGCTCCCGTTAAGTATATTGATGAAGATTTATATTTATACAGGATCCATGACACCGGCATCTCTACAACAAAAAATGCAGAAAAGGCATTGTTTTGGCACTGGGTAGCCCTGATAAAAATGGCAGAAAGAAGAAACATTAGTATTGAAGACCATTTCCTTCAAAGCTATGTTCCGAAATATAAATATGATCAGGCACTGAATAAACTGAACCATGTGAAAAATTCAAGATGGGCAAAACTGGGAAATACTCTTGGACTTTTTAAGATATTTAAAAAACTTTAA
- a CDS encoding glycosyltransferase family 2 protein: protein MEQPLVTVIVTAYNHSQYIRENLDSIKNQTYKNIQLILGDDVSPDNSVEIFEKWLEDNNFSAEKNFHTKNTGLATMLNECIKLAKGKYIKIISADDYLHPEFLEKTVAKIESLGKEYGMIHTNTYTIDENSSIGEDMADHDALGEVDPYIFRKELIKNNRIAGLTTLIKTEAIIETGEYDSMFIAEDYYRWLKISEKYLIGYVPEKLAYYRLHQENISKIKADRIEIENLILQMMFDKEGNVKNTINSITQKYYFSKEKLPSQYIEAYKKYPFNIKRLNIAIQYNIPVPLYKFLNKMI from the coding sequence ATGGAACAGCCTTTAGTTACAGTTATTGTTACAGCCTATAATCATTCTCAATATATTAGGGAGAATTTAGATAGCATAAAAAATCAAACCTATAAAAACATTCAGCTTATCCTGGGTGACGACGTCTCTCCCGATAATTCCGTTGAAATTTTTGAAAAGTGGTTAGAAGATAATAATTTTTCTGCAGAAAAAAACTTCCATACTAAAAATACAGGCCTGGCAACCATGTTGAATGAATGCATTAAACTTGCAAAAGGGAAATACATAAAAATTATTTCTGCAGATGATTATCTGCATCCTGAGTTTTTAGAAAAAACTGTAGCTAAAATTGAATCTTTAGGAAAAGAATATGGTATGATTCATACCAACACTTATACGATAGATGAAAACAGCTCTATTGGAGAGGATATGGCAGATCACGATGCATTAGGAGAGGTAGATCCCTATATTTTCAGAAAAGAACTGATAAAAAATAATAGAATTGCGGGCCTGACTACATTAATAAAGACAGAAGCAATTATTGAAACCGGCGAATATGATTCCATGTTTATTGCTGAAGATTATTATCGTTGGCTAAAAATAAGTGAAAAGTATTTAATCGGATACGTCCCTGAAAAACTGGCCTATTACAGATTGCATCAGGAAAATATTTCAAAAATAAAGGCAGATAGAATCGAGATAGAAAACTTGATTCTGCAAATGATGTTTGATAAAGAAGGTAATGTAAAAAATACTATAAATAGTATAACGCAGAAATACTATTTTTCAAAAGAAAAACTCCCTTCACAATATATTGAAGCTTACAAAAAATATCCTTTCAATATAAAAAGGTTAAATATTGCAATACAATATAACATTCCGGTGCCGTTGTATAAATTTTTAAATAAAATGATTTAA
- a CDS encoding glycosyltransferase family 2 protein, giving the protein MLNKSLTVITINFNNRNGLQKTMDSVFRQTNKDFQYIVIDGGSSDGSKELIESNQSKINYWVSEPDRGIYHAMNKGIEKATGEYILFLNSGDELLNESVVEKVIPLLHTDDIISGNLMIDDDSKDIFKPTKEIISFLDFIEETIWHPSTFIKRSAFEKVGLYDENLKICSDWKWFLISIFKYNCTYRPIEQTISRFYKDGISSDPKSQALRREERRKTLVENFHFSEFQTEELIDKINLYFSAKNSIDKINKLKKSRLLKFLYRIGLFKNYKYL; this is encoded by the coding sequence ATGCTCAATAAGTCCCTTACAGTCATAACAATTAATTTCAATAACCGGAATGGTTTACAAAAAACCATGGATAGTGTATTCCGGCAAACCAATAAAGATTTTCAATATATAGTAATTGATGGAGGAAGTTCTGACGGGAGCAAAGAACTTATAGAAAGCAATCAGTCCAAAATAAACTACTGGGTAAGTGAACCCGACCGTGGAATTTATCATGCGATGAACAAAGGCATTGAGAAAGCTACTGGGGAATATATACTTTTTCTAAACAGTGGGGATGAACTCCTCAATGAATCTGTGGTAGAAAAAGTAATCCCACTACTCCACACAGATGATATTATCTCCGGTAATTTGATGATAGATGACGACAGTAAGGATATTTTTAAACCTACTAAGGAGATCATTTCATTTTTAGATTTTATTGAAGAAACGATCTGGCATCCCAGTACATTTATAAAAAGAAGCGCTTTTGAAAAAGTAGGCCTTTACGACGAAAATCTGAAAATCTGTTCAGATTGGAAATGGTTTTTAATTTCTATTTTCAAATATAACTGCACTTACAGACCTATTGAACAAACCATATCCCGCTTTTATAAGGATGGCATCAGTTCTGATCCCAAATCACAGGCTTTAAGAAGAGAAGAAAGAAGAAAAACACTGGTAGAAAATTTTCATTTTTCTGAATTCCAGACTGAAGAATTAATTGATAAAATTAATTTATATTTTAGCGCAAAGAATTCTATAGACAAGATAAATAAATTGAAAAAATCAAGATTACTAAAATTTTTATATCGAATAGGCCTGTTTAAAAACTATAAATATCTTTAA
- a CDS encoding GDP-L-fucose synthase family protein, whose product MNPNSKIYIAGHRGMVGSAIVRNLTSNGFNNIVTRTSDELDLTDQKNVQSFFETEKPEYVFLAAAKVGGIYANNTYRADFLYQNLMIETNVIHQSYLHGVKKLLFLGSSCIYPKLAPQPLKEEYLLSGFLEQTNEPYAIAKIAGIKMCDAYRSQYDCNFISAMPTNLYGPNDNYDLNNSHVLPAMLRKFFEAKQNNVKEVVLWGDGSPFREFLHVDDLAKACVFLMNNYNESGHINIGSSREISISELAMQIKDITQYEGNIVWDTEKPNGTPRKLMDSSKINSMGWSPDISLEDGIKQVYQEKFLNK is encoded by the coding sequence ATGAACCCAAACTCTAAAATATACATTGCAGGACATCGAGGTATGGTAGGAAGCGCCATTGTAAGAAATTTAACTTCAAATGGTTTTAACAATATTGTTACTAGAACTTCAGACGAATTAGACCTTACAGATCAAAAAAATGTACAATCATTTTTTGAAACCGAAAAGCCGGAATATGTTTTTCTTGCTGCGGCCAAAGTAGGAGGCATTTATGCTAATAATACTTATCGTGCTGATTTTCTTTACCAGAATCTTATGATTGAGACTAATGTCATTCATCAAAGTTATTTACATGGGGTAAAGAAATTACTTTTTTTAGGCTCCAGCTGTATATATCCCAAGCTTGCTCCACAACCTTTAAAAGAGGAATATTTATTAAGTGGTTTTTTAGAACAGACCAATGAACCCTATGCCATAGCAAAAATTGCCGGGATAAAAATGTGTGATGCATACAGAAGTCAGTATGACTGTAATTTCATTTCCGCAATGCCAACCAATCTTTATGGCCCTAATGATAACTATGACCTCAATAACTCTCATGTTTTACCGGCTATGCTCAGAAAGTTTTTTGAAGCCAAACAAAACAACGTAAAGGAAGTGGTTTTATGGGGCGATGGAAGCCCTTTTAGGGAATTTTTACATGTAGATGACCTTGCAAAGGCATGTGTATTCCTGATGAATAACTACAATGAAAGTGGACATATAAATATAGGTTCATCCAGGGAAATCTCTATATCAGAACTGGCCATGCAGATTAAAGATATTACCCAATATGAAGGAAATATAGTTTGGGATACAGAAAAACCCAATGGTACTCCCAGAAAGCTAATGGATTCTTCTAAGATTAATTCTATGGGCTGGTCTCCTGATATATCTCTGGAAGATGGAATAAAACAAGTTTATCAAGAAAAATTTTTAAACAAATGA
- a CDS encoding glycosyltransferase family 2 protein, with amino-acid sequence MNPKISVIVPCYNQARFLDESLQSIQDQTYENWECIIVNDGSPDNTGEEADKWVKKDNRFKYLYKENGGLSSARNAALKVITGDYIQFLDADDILVQTKFSDSVNLIQDKEAIVVSDFCLFDDSNKQELLPPFCKLSQDLLNFESILYQWDLTFTIPIHCGFFPKSLFENIGFNENLKAKEDWLFWIQIAQKNIDFIFLNAPLALYRKHARSMSRDRKHMILYQMLFYNEAEKVISNSDFNKLLLKHLDINYNKVNELTIEIRNLKESNTFKLFLFFKKLIKDMGLLNVSKKLFRVILKFRK; translated from the coding sequence ATGAATCCCAAAATATCTGTAATTGTTCCCTGTTATAATCAAGCACGGTTTTTGGACGAATCGCTGCAGTCTATTCAGGATCAGACCTATGAAAACTGGGAATGCATCATCGTAAATGACGGTTCTCCCGATAACACCGGTGAAGAAGCTGATAAATGGGTAAAAAAAGACAACCGTTTCAAATACCTTTACAAAGAAAACGGAGGGCTGTCTTCTGCAAGAAATGCCGCTCTGAAGGTCATAACCGGGGATTATATTCAGTTTTTAGATGCAGATGACATCCTGGTTCAAACCAAGTTTTCAGATTCAGTAAATCTGATACAAGATAAAGAAGCAATTGTAGTGTCAGATTTTTGCCTGTTTGATGACTCCAATAAGCAAGAGTTATTACCGCCTTTTTGCAAGTTATCTCAGGATTTGCTCAATTTTGAGTCTATCCTGTACCAATGGGACCTTACATTTACGATTCCTATTCATTGTGGATTTTTTCCAAAATCTCTTTTTGAAAATATAGGTTTTAATGAAAATTTAAAAGCAAAGGAAGACTGGCTTTTCTGGATTCAAATTGCACAGAAAAATATTGATTTCATTTTCCTGAACGCTCCGCTGGCCTTGTATAGAAAACATGCAAGAAGTATGTCCCGGGACAGGAAACATATGATATTATATCAAATGCTTTTCTATAATGAAGCTGAAAAAGTGATTTCAAATTCAGACTTCAATAAATTGCTTTTAAAGCACTTAGACATTAACTATAATAAGGTTAACGAATTAACAATTGAAATAAGAAATCTAAAAGAATCGAATACTTTTAAGCTCTTTTTATTTTTTAAGAAATTGATTAAAGATATGGGGTTATTAAATGTATCTAAAAAATTATTCCGTGTAATACTGAAGTTCAGGAAATAA
- a CDS encoding DegT/DnrJ/EryC1/StrS family aminotransferase translates to MIKFLDLQKVNMKYQQEIENKLLEVFRSGWYLLGNEVKNFEANLAHYIGSEYAIGVANGLDALRLIFRAYIELGYMKPGDEVIVPSNTYIASILALSDNGLVPVLVEPELNTYNIDISKIEEKITQKTKAILIVHLQGRIVFSEKLKNIAEKYRLKIVEDNAQAIGAEWNNIKSGNLGDAAGFSFYPGKNLGALGDAGAVTTNDKQLAETIRALGNYGSNQKYINIYKGLNSRLDELQAAVLDVKLKYIEDENEARRKVARLFIEGIKNPKIILPENPSNEKEHVWHVFVIRTENRDALQTYLTEKGIQTIIHYPIPPHQQEAYKEMNNFSLPISEQIHEEVLSLPISSVLEEHEIADIINVINEY, encoded by the coding sequence ATGATTAAGTTTTTAGATCTTCAAAAAGTAAACATGAAATACCAGCAGGAAATAGAAAACAAACTTCTGGAAGTCTTCAGAAGCGGATGGTATTTATTAGGAAATGAAGTTAAAAATTTTGAAGCAAATTTAGCCCATTATATTGGTTCAGAATATGCAATAGGGGTAGCAAACGGTCTGGATGCACTGCGGCTTATTTTCCGGGCTTACATTGAGCTGGGCTATATGAAACCCGGTGATGAGGTAATTGTCCCCTCCAACACCTATATTGCCTCTATTCTGGCTCTGTCAGATAACGGATTAGTACCTGTTTTAGTAGAACCTGAGCTCAATACTTACAATATTGATATTTCAAAAATTGAAGAAAAGATTACGCAAAAAACCAAAGCAATTTTAATCGTACACCTTCAGGGCAGAATTGTTTTCTCTGAAAAGCTGAAAAATATTGCTGAGAAATACAGATTAAAGATTGTAGAAGACAATGCCCAGGCTATCGGGGCTGAATGGAATAATATAAAATCGGGAAATCTTGGGGACGCTGCAGGTTTCAGTTTTTATCCCGGAAAAAATCTTGGGGCTCTTGGTGATGCAGGAGCCGTCACAACCAACGATAAACAATTAGCTGAAACAATACGTGCCTTAGGAAATTATGGTTCAAACCAAAAATATATTAATATCTATAAAGGATTAAACTCCAGGTTAGATGAACTTCAGGCAGCTGTTCTGGACGTTAAACTGAAATATATAGAAGATGAAAATGAAGCAAGAAGAAAAGTTGCCAGATTATTTATAGAAGGAATAAAAAACCCTAAAATCATTCTTCCTGAAAATCCATCAAATGAGAAAGAGCATGTATGGCATGTTTTTGTCATAAGAACAGAAAATCGTGATGCACTTCAAACCTATTTAACAGAAAAAGGTATTCAGACCATCATTCACTACCCTATTCCTCCTCATCAGCAGGAGGCTTACAAAGAAATGAATAATTTTTCTCTTCCTATCAGTGAACAGATCCATGAAGAGGTGCTCAGCTTACCCATATCTTCTGTGTTGGAAGAGCATGAAATAGCGGACATTATTAATGTCATAAATGAGTATTAA
- the gmd gene encoding GDP-mannose 4,6-dehydratase, translating into MKKALITGVTGQDGSYLAELLLEKGYEVHGVKRRASSFNTQRIDHLYLDQHENNVNFKLHYGDLTDSTNIIRIIQEVQPDEIYNLGAMSHVKVSFDMPEYVANVDGLGTLRLLEAIRILGLTHKTKIYQASTSELYGGMPSNKNEKGFYDENSPFYPRSPYGAAKIYGFWITKNYREAYGMYACNGILFNHESPRRGETFVTRKITMAVANIAKNKQDCLYLGNLNAKRDWGHAKDYVEGMWRMLQQDKPDDFVLATGETTMVRDFLIMAFEEVGIELAFEGSQENETAKVLRCNNPNYQLPLGKTVVKVDPNYYRPTEVDLLIGDPTKAKNILGWQPQYTVKSLCKEMIEYDLKI; encoded by the coding sequence ATGAAAAAAGCACTTATTACAGGAGTTACAGGACAGGATGGTTCTTATCTTGCCGAACTTCTTTTAGAAAAAGGCTATGAAGTTCATGGGGTAAAACGAAGAGCCTCCTCTTTTAACACTCAAAGAATTGATCACCTGTATCTGGATCAGCATGAAAATAATGTGAATTTCAAATTACATTACGGAGATCTTACAGACTCTACCAATATCATCAGAATCATACAAGAGGTACAACCGGACGAAATCTATAATCTTGGTGCAATGAGCCATGTGAAAGTGAGTTTTGATATGCCGGAATATGTTGCCAACGTAGATGGTTTGGGTACACTGCGTTTATTAGAAGCAATCAGGATTTTAGGGCTAACCCATAAGACGAAAATTTACCAGGCTTCTACCTCGGAATTATACGGTGGGATGCCATCCAATAAAAATGAAAAAGGTTTTTATGATGAAAACTCTCCTTTTTATCCCCGTTCTCCTTATGGTGCAGCAAAAATTTATGGTTTCTGGATAACGAAAAATTACAGGGAAGCCTATGGAATGTATGCCTGCAATGGTATTTTATTCAATCATGAATCTCCCAGAAGAGGAGAAACTTTTGTTACACGAAAAATAACCATGGCAGTAGCTAATATAGCAAAAAACAAACAAGACTGTCTATATCTGGGGAATTTAAATGCTAAAAGAGATTGGGGGCATGCTAAAGATTATGTTGAAGGAATGTGGAGAATGCTGCAACAAGATAAACCGGACGATTTTGTTCTGGCAACGGGAGAAACTACTATGGTAAGAGATTTTCTTATTATGGCTTTTGAAGAAGTGGGAATAGAACTGGCCTTTGAAGGGAGCCAGGAAAATGAAACGGCTAAGGTACTACGCTGTAACAACCCGAATTACCAGCTACCATTAGGTAAAACAGTTGTAAAAGTAGATCCTAATTATTATCGTCCAACAGAAGTTGATCTCCTCATTGGTGACCCTACAAAAGCAAAAAATATTCTCGGCTGGCAACCACAGTACACAGTAAAATCTCTTTGTAAAGAAATGATTGAATATGATTTAAAAATATGA
- a CDS encoding glycosyltransferase family 2 protein, with translation MNPKISVIVPCYNQAHFLDECLESVVEQTYKDWECIIVNDGSPDNTEDIARKWIEKDSRFQYLYKKNGGLSSARNAGIERANGEWLLFLDCDDVIENKKLEAHSKFFDQNIDIIISGYRYFENSEGIKYKRIFGRDNLLPEVYLNFDDTVDIKQLFKIKNPFVISAPLYHKDIFKAIGSFDERLKSLEDWEFNLRCVLNDFKFQHIGYEDHTKTLIRLHDNSMMRDTEKMNQNYELFLSICYSSPKYIETYGKPIPKTERPQEKKGRKLIRLLIPPIFIILKNKILYRTK, from the coding sequence ATGAATCCAAAAATTTCAGTAATCGTTCCTTGTTACAATCAGGCTCATTTTCTTGATGAATGCCTGGAATCTGTTGTAGAACAGACATATAAGGATTGGGAATGCATCATCGTGAATGACGGATCACCGGATAACACAGAAGATATTGCAAGAAAATGGATAGAAAAAGACAGCCGTTTTCAATATCTATATAAAAAGAACGGCGGTTTATCTTCCGCAAGAAATGCAGGAATAGAAAGAGCTAATGGAGAATGGTTACTTTTCCTTGACTGCGATGATGTAATAGAAAATAAGAAATTAGAAGCTCACTCTAAGTTTTTTGATCAAAATATTGATATTATTATTTCCGGATACCGATATTTTGAAAACTCAGAAGGAATCAAGTATAAACGGATTTTTGGCAGAGATAATCTTCTTCCTGAGGTTTATCTAAACTTTGATGACACTGTTGATATCAAGCAGCTTTTCAAGATTAAAAACCCTTTTGTAATATCTGCTCCGTTATATCATAAAGATATATTCAAAGCAATTGGCTCTTTTGATGAACGTTTAAAGTCCCTGGAAGATTGGGAATTTAATCTCAGATGTGTCCTGAATGATTTTAAATTCCAGCACATCGGCTATGAAGATCATACCAAAACCCTTATAAGACTTCATGATAACAGCATGATGAGAGATACGGAAAAAATGAATCAGAACTATGAATTATTTCTTTCTATCTGTTATTCAAGTCCAAAATATATAGAAACTTATGGCAAACCGATCCCAAAAACTGAAAGACCTCAAGAAAAAAAAGGTAGAAAACTAATTCGACTTTTGATTCCACCTATTTTTATTATATTGAAAAATAAGATCCTGTATAGAACGAAATAA
- a CDS encoding class I SAM-dependent methyltransferase, translating to MENYKNKVQNSAQFYNSSFLDFDFKLTELNYLSLKPYFKGDSALELGPALGHMTKYLVNDFSSLDLVEGSQNLLNQIPDYPNVTKHNSYFEEFKTDKKFDTIIMSHVLEHIENPVDVLKLVYSWLSDSGIFLISVPNAKSIHRLAAVEMGLLKSEYELNQRDHELGHYRVYDLDSLKDDITKAGYKIIDEGGIFFKPVSNGQIENNWNEAMIEGFYKLGKKFPHHCAEIYVACSK from the coding sequence ATGGAAAATTATAAAAATAAAGTGCAGAATTCGGCACAGTTCTATAACAGTTCTTTTCTTGACTTTGATTTTAAGTTAACAGAATTGAATTATTTAAGTTTAAAACCTTATTTCAAAGGAGATTCTGCTCTGGAATTAGGGCCAGCCCTGGGGCATATGACCAAATATCTGGTCAATGATTTTTCATCTCTGGATTTGGTTGAAGGATCTCAAAATTTATTAAATCAGATTCCTGATTATCCAAACGTTACAAAACACAACTCGTATTTTGAAGAGTTTAAAACAGATAAAAAGTTCGACACTATCATCATGAGCCATGTACTGGAGCATATCGAAAATCCTGTTGATGTTTTAAAGCTTGTTTATTCCTGGTTATCAGACAGTGGTATATTTTTAATTTCAGTACCCAACGCTAAGTCTATCCATAGATTAGCTGCCGTAGAAATGGGATTATTAAAAAGCGAATATGAGTTAAATCAAAGAGATCATGAATTGGGACACTATAGAGTGTATGATTTAGATTCTTTAAAAGATGATATTACAAAAGCGGGATATAAAATAATTGATGAAGGTGGTATTTTCTTTAAACCTGTTTCAAATGGGCAAATTGAAAACAATTGGAATGAAGCCATGATAGAAGGATTTTATAAATTAGGAAAAAAGTTTCCTCACCATTGTGCTGAAATATATGTTGCATGTTCAAAATAA
- a CDS encoding glycosyltransferase WbsX family protein: MKKIKPLAFYLPQYHPVPENDEWWGKGFTEWTNVSKAQPLFEGHDQPIYPADLGYYDLRVPEVREQQAQMAKDYGVHGFIYYHYWFGNGKQLLERVANDVLKSGKPDFPFCFCWANETWSGIWHGLSEKILVEQTYPDEQDLIAHFEYLLPFFKDERYIKVDNRPLFIIYDSNHLNNGDPHYISKFRELARKNGFDDLYVMASNKLRDDLDFRAMGYDSKISNAFQKAWIPHIGKEYISHSQYYKNRIKGLIGIKKKEQPKVRIQDAHAVVNDLKFEESNVPTYPCILPNWDNTPRSGYRGIILANNSPELFEVQVEKAVQYLEDKNYPEQFLVVKSWNEWAEGNILEPDRKNGFGYLNALKKILNKHSRNE; the protein is encoded by the coding sequence ATGAAAAAAATAAAACCCCTAGCATTTTATCTCCCACAATATCACCCTGTTCCGGAAAATGACGAATGGTGGGGTAAAGGATTTACTGAATGGACGAATGTAAGCAAAGCCCAGCCTCTTTTTGAAGGGCATGATCAGCCCATATACCCTGCAGATCTTGGCTATTATGATCTCCGCGTTCCGGAAGTGAGAGAACAGCAGGCTCAGATGGCAAAAGATTATGGTGTACATGGTTTTATCTATTATCATTACTGGTTCGGCAACGGAAAACAATTGTTGGAACGTGTGGCCAACGACGTCCTGAAGTCAGGGAAACCGGATTTCCCTTTTTGCTTTTGCTGGGCCAATGAAACATGGTCAGGAATATGGCACGGACTATCAGAAAAAATACTGGTAGAACAGACTTATCCGGATGAGCAGGACCTGATAGCTCATTTTGAATATCTTCTGCCTTTCTTTAAAGATGAAAGATATATCAAAGTGGATAACAGGCCTCTTTTCATTATTTATGATTCTAACCATTTAAATAACGGGGACCCTCATTATATCTCAAAATTCAGGGAGCTTGCCCGAAAAAACGGATTTGATGACCTCTATGTCATGGCTTCCAATAAGCTGCGTGATGATCTTGACTTCAGGGCTATGGGCTATGACAGTAAGATTTCAAATGCCTTCCAGAAAGCATGGATACCCCATATCGGCAAAGAATATATCTCCCATTCCCAGTATTATAAAAACAGAATAAAAGGATTAATCGGAATTAAGAAAAAAGAACAGCCTAAGGTAAGGATTCAGGATGCTCATGCAGTGGTAAACGATTTAAAATTTGAGGAAAGCAACGTTCCTACATATCCGTGTATTCTGCCTAACTGGGATAATACCCCCAGAAGCGGCTACAGGGGGATCATACTGGCCAACAATTCTCCGGAACTTTTCGAAGTGCAGGTAGAAAAAGCGGTACAATACCTTGAAGATAAAAACTATCCGGAACAGTTTTTAGTGGTGAAATCATGGAATGAATGGGCAGAAGGAAATATCCTTGAACCTGATAGAAAAAATGGCTTCGGATATCTGAACGCACTAAAAAAAATATTGAATAAACACAGTAGAAATGAGTAA
- a CDS encoding NAD-dependent epimerase/dehydratase family protein has product MIIGNGILANAIRFYDREDVIFFASGVSNSLEKNPAEFEREISLLKSVMNQHPDKKLIYFSTCSIYDASKTASPYVMHKLTIEKIIAEQHSNFIIFRVGNAVGRGGNPNTLINFLKSSILSENKLTIHNNARRILIGTDDIAAFVGKYINDFNHEIINLAYPYQYSLPEILSALEDHLGKKANYESVDEGSFYNIEFNNLTEDFFTDHSPNEYLKKLYSSYL; this is encoded by the coding sequence ATGATAATTGGTAACGGAATTCTGGCAAATGCCATAAGATTTTACGACAGAGAAGATGTTATTTTTTTTGCATCAGGGGTTTCCAATTCATTGGAAAAAAATCCTGCTGAATTTGAAAGAGAAATATCACTCCTGAAATCAGTTATGAATCAGCATCCTGATAAAAAGCTGATTTATTTTTCCACATGCAGTATTTATGATGCCAGTAAGACAGCCAGCCCTTATGTGATGCATAAGCTGACTATTGAAAAAATAATTGCAGAACAGCATTCAAACTTCATTATTTTCAGGGTAGGCAATGCAGTGGGCCGTGGAGGAAATCCCAACACCCTCATCAATTTCCTGAAAAGTTCAATCCTGTCTGAAAATAAACTGACGATCCACAACAATGCAAGAAGAATCCTGATCGGAACCGATGATATTGCAGCATTTGTCGGAAAATATATCAACGATTTTAACCATGAGATTATTAATCTTGCATATCCTTACCAGTATTCACTACCTGAGATTCTGTCAGCGCTTGAAGATCACCTTGGCAAAAAGGCAAACTATGAAAGTGTAGACGAGGGTTCTTTTTATAATATAGAATTCAACAATCTTACGGAAGATTTTTTTACAGACCATTCTCCCAATGAATATTTAAAAAAGCTTTATTCATCCTATTTATAA